A genome region from Anopheles stephensi strain Indian chromosome 2, UCI_ANSTEP_V1.0, whole genome shotgun sequence includes the following:
- the LOC118517654 gene encoding CTL-like protein 2 isoform X1 — MGLCCGSTDDRVTKHSKEDVQHPAETEPLKYDPDFKGPLSKRSCTDLPCLFLFITFLCAWGYVAYYAVQHGDLNRLLVPIDSDGRKCGVDSEVRDEPYLVFFNITECAKIDVPISGCSTTQVCVAQCPNENFDFEAANCNSWNLNEIRAKLICKQSVKKTDLTTCQIIREYIAADRCAGTVLKSTSLANRCVSNIPDVQCPLAGPKRSFSSSWQPASTAKTKLSSEQCQEKRDLENILEEKIAKLQSFLARYVNNLISTITKDNTVHQTSQMVVEDILQSWRMMLVFVACSVLASLTFIAILRWIAKPMVWISIIGVIAALSYGVYYSFREYQKIRANPVAAHVNVSPNLSSLVSSWFKSDQVWLWILIVLSVMLVVLLLVVLVLRKRIVIAIALVKEGSKAVTASYSTVFFPLVPWVLQAAVIVFSVLVLLFLASIGDPVYKINGLNTSLSCVCSNGYKEGDVCDPVVFNENCRDSSRAYDQARCMDAACHFQEVDSPKIVGYFHALNVLGFFWCICFVSAFSEMVLAFTFATWYWTHQKSRLPFFVLTRGVTRTMFYHLGTLAFGSLIIAICKIIRAFLEYLDHKLKGYDNGVTRAILCCCRCFFWCLESFLKFLNTNAYIMCAIYGKNFCSSAKDAFSLLTRNVLRVIALDKVTGFLFFLSKLLLASGMGAVTYTYFDSDIPKTPLNYPFVPAVFVFIGTFIIASIFFSVYSVAVDTLFLCFLQDIERNDGSAERPFFMSKGLQKILGKKQK, encoded by the exons ATGGGGCTGTGCTGTGGTAGTACCGACGATCGTGTGACAAAACATTCGAAAGAAGATGTTCAGCACCCGGCCGAAA CGGAACCACTGAAATATGATCCCGACTTCAAAGGACCGTTATCGAAACGATCGTGCACGGATTTGCcctgtttatttttatttatcacgTTTCTGTGTGCCTGGGGTTACGTAGCTTACTATG CTGTACAACATGGTGACTTAAATCGACTGCTCGTGCCGATTGATTCCGATGGTCGGAAGTGTGGGGTGGATAGCGAAGTGCGCGATGAACCATACCTTGTGTTCTTTAACATTACCGAGTGTGCCAAAATTGATGTACCGATTTCCGGATGTAGCACTACGCAG GTGTGCGTAGCGCAATGTCCGAACGAAAATTTCGATTTTGAAGCCGCCAACTGCAACTCATGGAATCTGAACGAAATACGGGCCAAACTAATATGCAAACAAAGCGTGAAAAAGACCGACCTTACGACATGCCAGATTATTCGCGAGTACATCGCAGCGGACCGATGTGCCGGGACAGTGCTAAAAAGCACCTCGT TGGCAAACCGATGCGTATCTAACATTCCCGACGTGCAATGCCCACTCGCCGGGCCAAAGCGATCTTTCTCCTCTTCTTGGCAGCCAGCGTCAACTGCCAAAACTAAGCTTTCATCTGAACAGTGTCAAGAGAAGCGTGATCTCGAAAACATTTTGGAAGAAAAGATTGCTAAACTACAGTCTTTTCTGGCACGATACGTGAATAATCTCATATCCACCATAACGAAAGACAATACCGTCCATCAG ACAAGCCAAATGGTGGTGGAAGACATTTTGCAATCGTGGCGTATGATGCTGGTCTTCGTGGCCTGTTCCGTCCTGGCTAGTTTAACTTTCATCGCGATACTCCGCTGGATAGCGAAGCCAATGGTATGGATATCGATTATCGGCGTAATCGCTGCCCTCAGCTACGGCGTGTACTACAGCTTCCGGGAGTACCAGAAAATTCGCGCCAATCCGGTGGCAGCCCACGTGAACGTGTCGCCCAATCTTAGCTCGCTGGTTAGCTCCTGGTTCAAGTCGGATCAAGTCTGGCTTTGGATACTGATTGTCCTGTCGGTGATGCtcgttgtgctgctgctggtagtgtTGGTGCTGCGGAAAAGGATTGTGATTGCAATTGCTCTGGTGAAGGAAGGCAGCAA AGCTGTTACTGCCAGCTACTCGACCGTGTTTTTCCCGCTGGTACCATGGGTACTGCAGGCCGCAGTCATTGTGTTCTCCGTGCTCGTGCTGCTGTTCTTGGCGTCCATCGGGGATCCTGTGTACAAGATCAATGGGCTAAACACATCGCTGAGTTGTGTGTGCAGCAACGGATACAAGGAAGGAGACGTTTGCGATCCTGTCGTGTTCAACGAGAACTGTAGAGATTCTAGCAGAGCATACGATCAAGCACGATGCATGGATGCCGCATGTCACTTTCAGGAGGTGGACAGTCCCAAAATTGTGGGCTACTTCCAT GCTTTGAACGTGCTTGGATTCTTCTGGTGCATTTGCTTCGTGTCTGCGTTCAGCGAAATGGTGCTGGCGTTTACCTTTGCCACATGGTACTGGACGCACCAGAAGTCGCGGCTCCCATTTTTCGTCCTAACGCGCGGTGTCACACGGACGATGTTTTACCATCTCGGCACGCTAGCATTCGGTTCGTTGATAATAGCGATTTGTAAAATTATTCGCGCCTTCCTCGAATATCTGGACCACAAGTTGAAGGGCTACGACAATGGTGTGACTCGTGCCATTTTGTGCTGTTGCCGCTGTTTCTTTTGGtgtttggaaagctttttgaaatttttaaacaccAACGCGTACATCATGTGTGCGATTTATGGCAAAAACTTTTGCTCCAGCGCAAAGGACGCGTTCAGCCTGCTCACGCGCAACGTGCTGCGAGTGATTGCACTGGACAAGGTGACTGGGTTCCTGTTCTTCCTGTCAAAATTGTTGCTTGCCTCCGGTATGGGAGCCGTAACGTACACCTACTTCGACAGTGACATACCGAAAACGCCACTAAACTATCCGTTCGTGCCGGCGGTGTTTGTGTTCATTGGAACGTTCATCATTGCATCGATATTCTTTAGCGTTTACTCCGTCGCTGTAGACACCCtgtttttgtgctttt TGCAAGATATCGAACGGAACGATGGCAGTGCCGAGCGGCCGTTCTTTATGTCGAAAGGATTGCAAAAAATATTGGGCAAGAAGCAGAAGTAA
- the LOC118517654 gene encoding CTL-like protein 2 isoform X3, whose translation MGLCCGSTDDRVTKHSKEDVQHPAETEPLKYDPDFKGPLSKRSCTDLPCLFLFITFLCAWGYVAYYAVQHGDLNRLLVPIDSDGRKCGVDSEVRDEPYLVFFNITECAKIDVPISGCSTTQVCVAQCPNENFDFEAANCNSWNLNEIRAKLICKQSVKKTDLTTCQIIREYIAADRCAGTVLKSTSFSKRCIPDVGTIANGVRNVQLSIDEAIKNLKLFIGTSQMVVEDILQSWRMMLVFVACSVLASLTFIAILRWIAKPMVWISIIGVIAALSYGVYYSFREYQKIRANPVAAHVNVSPNLSSLVSSWFKSDQVWLWILIVLSVMLVVLLLVVLVLRKRIVIAIALVKEGSKAVTASYSTVFFPLVPWVLQAAVIVFSVLVLLFLASIGDPVYKINGLNTSLSCVCSNGYKEGDVCDPVVFNENCRDSSRAYDQARCMDAACHFQEVDSPKIVGYFHALNVLGFFWCICFVSAFSEMVLAFTFATWYWTHQKSRLPFFVLTRGVTRTMFYHLGTLAFGSLIIAICKIIRAFLEYLDHKLKGYDNGVTRAILCCCRCFFWCLESFLKFLNTNAYIMCAIYGKNFCSSAKDAFSLLTRNVLRVIALDKVTGFLFFLSKLLLASGMGAVTYTYFDSDIPKTPLNYPFVPAVFVFIGTFIIASIFFSVYSVAVDTLFLCFLQDIERNDGSAERPFFMSKGLQKILGKKQK comes from the exons ATGGGGCTGTGCTGTGGTAGTACCGACGATCGTGTGACAAAACATTCGAAAGAAGATGTTCAGCACCCGGCCGAAA CGGAACCACTGAAATATGATCCCGACTTCAAAGGACCGTTATCGAAACGATCGTGCACGGATTTGCcctgtttatttttatttatcacgTTTCTGTGTGCCTGGGGTTACGTAGCTTACTATG CTGTACAACATGGTGACTTAAATCGACTGCTCGTGCCGATTGATTCCGATGGTCGGAAGTGTGGGGTGGATAGCGAAGTGCGCGATGAACCATACCTTGTGTTCTTTAACATTACCGAGTGTGCCAAAATTGATGTACCGATTTCCGGATGTAGCACTACGCAG GTGTGCGTAGCGCAATGTCCGAACGAAAATTTCGATTTTGAAGCCGCCAACTGCAACTCATGGAATCTGAACGAAATACGGGCCAAACTAATATGCAAACAAAGCGTGAAAAAGACCGACCTTACGACATGCCAGATTATTCGCGAGTACATCGCAGCGGACCGATGTGCCGGGACAGTGCTAAAAAGCACCTCGT TCTCGAAGCGCTGCATTCCAGATGTGGGAACCATCGCTAACGGGGTGCGCAATGTGCAGCTATCGATCGACGAAGCGATAAagaatttaaaactttttatcGGG ACAAGCCAAATGGTGGTGGAAGACATTTTGCAATCGTGGCGTATGATGCTGGTCTTCGTGGCCTGTTCCGTCCTGGCTAGTTTAACTTTCATCGCGATACTCCGCTGGATAGCGAAGCCAATGGTATGGATATCGATTATCGGCGTAATCGCTGCCCTCAGCTACGGCGTGTACTACAGCTTCCGGGAGTACCAGAAAATTCGCGCCAATCCGGTGGCAGCCCACGTGAACGTGTCGCCCAATCTTAGCTCGCTGGTTAGCTCCTGGTTCAAGTCGGATCAAGTCTGGCTTTGGATACTGATTGTCCTGTCGGTGATGCtcgttgtgctgctgctggtagtgtTGGTGCTGCGGAAAAGGATTGTGATTGCAATTGCTCTGGTGAAGGAAGGCAGCAA AGCTGTTACTGCCAGCTACTCGACCGTGTTTTTCCCGCTGGTACCATGGGTACTGCAGGCCGCAGTCATTGTGTTCTCCGTGCTCGTGCTGCTGTTCTTGGCGTCCATCGGGGATCCTGTGTACAAGATCAATGGGCTAAACACATCGCTGAGTTGTGTGTGCAGCAACGGATACAAGGAAGGAGACGTTTGCGATCCTGTCGTGTTCAACGAGAACTGTAGAGATTCTAGCAGAGCATACGATCAAGCACGATGCATGGATGCCGCATGTCACTTTCAGGAGGTGGACAGTCCCAAAATTGTGGGCTACTTCCAT GCTTTGAACGTGCTTGGATTCTTCTGGTGCATTTGCTTCGTGTCTGCGTTCAGCGAAATGGTGCTGGCGTTTACCTTTGCCACATGGTACTGGACGCACCAGAAGTCGCGGCTCCCATTTTTCGTCCTAACGCGCGGTGTCACACGGACGATGTTTTACCATCTCGGCACGCTAGCATTCGGTTCGTTGATAATAGCGATTTGTAAAATTATTCGCGCCTTCCTCGAATATCTGGACCACAAGTTGAAGGGCTACGACAATGGTGTGACTCGTGCCATTTTGTGCTGTTGCCGCTGTTTCTTTTGGtgtttggaaagctttttgaaatttttaaacaccAACGCGTACATCATGTGTGCGATTTATGGCAAAAACTTTTGCTCCAGCGCAAAGGACGCGTTCAGCCTGCTCACGCGCAACGTGCTGCGAGTGATTGCACTGGACAAGGTGACTGGGTTCCTGTTCTTCCTGTCAAAATTGTTGCTTGCCTCCGGTATGGGAGCCGTAACGTACACCTACTTCGACAGTGACATACCGAAAACGCCACTAAACTATCCGTTCGTGCCGGCGGTGTTTGTGTTCATTGGAACGTTCATCATTGCATCGATATTCTTTAGCGTTTACTCCGTCGCTGTAGACACCCtgtttttgtgctttt TGCAAGATATCGAACGGAACGATGGCAGTGCCGAGCGGCCGTTCTTTATGTCGAAAGGATTGCAAAAAATATTGGGCAAGAAGCAGAAGTAA
- the LOC118517654 gene encoding CTL-like protein 2 isoform X2 has protein sequence MPCCSNGEKVIAEPLKYDPDFKGPLSKRSCTDLPCLFLFITFLCAWGYVAYYAVQHGDLNRLLVPIDSDGRKCGVDSEVRDEPYLVFFNITECAKIDVPISGCSTTQVCVAQCPNENFDFEAANCNSWNLNEIRAKLICKQSVKKTDLTTCQIIREYIAADRCAGTVLKSTSLANRCVSNIPDVQCPLAGPKRSFSSSWQPASTAKTKLSSEQCQEKRDLENILEEKIAKLQSFLARYVNNLISTITKDNTVHQTSQMVVEDILQSWRMMLVFVACSVLASLTFIAILRWIAKPMVWISIIGVIAALSYGVYYSFREYQKIRANPVAAHVNVSPNLSSLVSSWFKSDQVWLWILIVLSVMLVVLLLVVLVLRKRIVIAIALVKEGSKAVTASYSTVFFPLVPWVLQAAVIVFSVLVLLFLASIGDPVYKINGLNTSLSCVCSNGYKEGDVCDPVVFNENCRDSSRAYDQARCMDAACHFQEVDSPKIVGYFHALNVLGFFWCICFVSAFSEMVLAFTFATWYWTHQKSRLPFFVLTRGVTRTMFYHLGTLAFGSLIIAICKIIRAFLEYLDHKLKGYDNGVTRAILCCCRCFFWCLESFLKFLNTNAYIMCAIYGKNFCSSAKDAFSLLTRNVLRVIALDKVTGFLFFLSKLLLASGMGAVTYTYFDSDIPKTPLNYPFVPAVFVFIGTFIIASIFFSVYSVAVDTLFLCFLQDIERNDGSAERPFFMSKGLQKILGKKQK, from the exons CGGAACCACTGAAATATGATCCCGACTTCAAAGGACCGTTATCGAAACGATCGTGCACGGATTTGCcctgtttatttttatttatcacgTTTCTGTGTGCCTGGGGTTACGTAGCTTACTATG CTGTACAACATGGTGACTTAAATCGACTGCTCGTGCCGATTGATTCCGATGGTCGGAAGTGTGGGGTGGATAGCGAAGTGCGCGATGAACCATACCTTGTGTTCTTTAACATTACCGAGTGTGCCAAAATTGATGTACCGATTTCCGGATGTAGCACTACGCAG GTGTGCGTAGCGCAATGTCCGAACGAAAATTTCGATTTTGAAGCCGCCAACTGCAACTCATGGAATCTGAACGAAATACGGGCCAAACTAATATGCAAACAAAGCGTGAAAAAGACCGACCTTACGACATGCCAGATTATTCGCGAGTACATCGCAGCGGACCGATGTGCCGGGACAGTGCTAAAAAGCACCTCGT TGGCAAACCGATGCGTATCTAACATTCCCGACGTGCAATGCCCACTCGCCGGGCCAAAGCGATCTTTCTCCTCTTCTTGGCAGCCAGCGTCAACTGCCAAAACTAAGCTTTCATCTGAACAGTGTCAAGAGAAGCGTGATCTCGAAAACATTTTGGAAGAAAAGATTGCTAAACTACAGTCTTTTCTGGCACGATACGTGAATAATCTCATATCCACCATAACGAAAGACAATACCGTCCATCAG ACAAGCCAAATGGTGGTGGAAGACATTTTGCAATCGTGGCGTATGATGCTGGTCTTCGTGGCCTGTTCCGTCCTGGCTAGTTTAACTTTCATCGCGATACTCCGCTGGATAGCGAAGCCAATGGTATGGATATCGATTATCGGCGTAATCGCTGCCCTCAGCTACGGCGTGTACTACAGCTTCCGGGAGTACCAGAAAATTCGCGCCAATCCGGTGGCAGCCCACGTGAACGTGTCGCCCAATCTTAGCTCGCTGGTTAGCTCCTGGTTCAAGTCGGATCAAGTCTGGCTTTGGATACTGATTGTCCTGTCGGTGATGCtcgttgtgctgctgctggtagtgtTGGTGCTGCGGAAAAGGATTGTGATTGCAATTGCTCTGGTGAAGGAAGGCAGCAA AGCTGTTACTGCCAGCTACTCGACCGTGTTTTTCCCGCTGGTACCATGGGTACTGCAGGCCGCAGTCATTGTGTTCTCCGTGCTCGTGCTGCTGTTCTTGGCGTCCATCGGGGATCCTGTGTACAAGATCAATGGGCTAAACACATCGCTGAGTTGTGTGTGCAGCAACGGATACAAGGAAGGAGACGTTTGCGATCCTGTCGTGTTCAACGAGAACTGTAGAGATTCTAGCAGAGCATACGATCAAGCACGATGCATGGATGCCGCATGTCACTTTCAGGAGGTGGACAGTCCCAAAATTGTGGGCTACTTCCAT GCTTTGAACGTGCTTGGATTCTTCTGGTGCATTTGCTTCGTGTCTGCGTTCAGCGAAATGGTGCTGGCGTTTACCTTTGCCACATGGTACTGGACGCACCAGAAGTCGCGGCTCCCATTTTTCGTCCTAACGCGCGGTGTCACACGGACGATGTTTTACCATCTCGGCACGCTAGCATTCGGTTCGTTGATAATAGCGATTTGTAAAATTATTCGCGCCTTCCTCGAATATCTGGACCACAAGTTGAAGGGCTACGACAATGGTGTGACTCGTGCCATTTTGTGCTGTTGCCGCTGTTTCTTTTGGtgtttggaaagctttttgaaatttttaaacaccAACGCGTACATCATGTGTGCGATTTATGGCAAAAACTTTTGCTCCAGCGCAAAGGACGCGTTCAGCCTGCTCACGCGCAACGTGCTGCGAGTGATTGCACTGGACAAGGTGACTGGGTTCCTGTTCTTCCTGTCAAAATTGTTGCTTGCCTCCGGTATGGGAGCCGTAACGTACACCTACTTCGACAGTGACATACCGAAAACGCCACTAAACTATCCGTTCGTGCCGGCGGTGTTTGTGTTCATTGGAACGTTCATCATTGCATCGATATTCTTTAGCGTTTACTCCGTCGCTGTAGACACCCtgtttttgtgctttt TGCAAGATATCGAACGGAACGATGGCAGTGCCGAGCGGCCGTTCTTTATGTCGAAAGGATTGCAAAAAATATTGGGCAAGAAGCAGAAGTAA
- the LOC118517654 gene encoding CTL-like protein 2 isoform X4: MPCCSNGEKVIAEPLKYDPDFKGPLSKRSCTDLPCLFLFITFLCAWGYVAYYAVQHGDLNRLLVPIDSDGRKCGVDSEVRDEPYLVFFNITECAKIDVPISGCSTTQVCVAQCPNENFDFEAANCNSWNLNEIRAKLICKQSVKKTDLTTCQIIREYIAADRCAGTVLKSTSFSKRCIPDVGTIANGVRNVQLSIDEAIKNLKLFIGTSQMVVEDILQSWRMMLVFVACSVLASLTFIAILRWIAKPMVWISIIGVIAALSYGVYYSFREYQKIRANPVAAHVNVSPNLSSLVSSWFKSDQVWLWILIVLSVMLVVLLLVVLVLRKRIVIAIALVKEGSKAVTASYSTVFFPLVPWVLQAAVIVFSVLVLLFLASIGDPVYKINGLNTSLSCVCSNGYKEGDVCDPVVFNENCRDSSRAYDQARCMDAACHFQEVDSPKIVGYFHALNVLGFFWCICFVSAFSEMVLAFTFATWYWTHQKSRLPFFVLTRGVTRTMFYHLGTLAFGSLIIAICKIIRAFLEYLDHKLKGYDNGVTRAILCCCRCFFWCLESFLKFLNTNAYIMCAIYGKNFCSSAKDAFSLLTRNVLRVIALDKVTGFLFFLSKLLLASGMGAVTYTYFDSDIPKTPLNYPFVPAVFVFIGTFIIASIFFSVYSVAVDTLFLCFLQDIERNDGSAERPFFMSKGLQKILGKKQK; encoded by the exons CGGAACCACTGAAATATGATCCCGACTTCAAAGGACCGTTATCGAAACGATCGTGCACGGATTTGCcctgtttatttttatttatcacgTTTCTGTGTGCCTGGGGTTACGTAGCTTACTATG CTGTACAACATGGTGACTTAAATCGACTGCTCGTGCCGATTGATTCCGATGGTCGGAAGTGTGGGGTGGATAGCGAAGTGCGCGATGAACCATACCTTGTGTTCTTTAACATTACCGAGTGTGCCAAAATTGATGTACCGATTTCCGGATGTAGCACTACGCAG GTGTGCGTAGCGCAATGTCCGAACGAAAATTTCGATTTTGAAGCCGCCAACTGCAACTCATGGAATCTGAACGAAATACGGGCCAAACTAATATGCAAACAAAGCGTGAAAAAGACCGACCTTACGACATGCCAGATTATTCGCGAGTACATCGCAGCGGACCGATGTGCCGGGACAGTGCTAAAAAGCACCTCGT TCTCGAAGCGCTGCATTCCAGATGTGGGAACCATCGCTAACGGGGTGCGCAATGTGCAGCTATCGATCGACGAAGCGATAAagaatttaaaactttttatcGGG ACAAGCCAAATGGTGGTGGAAGACATTTTGCAATCGTGGCGTATGATGCTGGTCTTCGTGGCCTGTTCCGTCCTGGCTAGTTTAACTTTCATCGCGATACTCCGCTGGATAGCGAAGCCAATGGTATGGATATCGATTATCGGCGTAATCGCTGCCCTCAGCTACGGCGTGTACTACAGCTTCCGGGAGTACCAGAAAATTCGCGCCAATCCGGTGGCAGCCCACGTGAACGTGTCGCCCAATCTTAGCTCGCTGGTTAGCTCCTGGTTCAAGTCGGATCAAGTCTGGCTTTGGATACTGATTGTCCTGTCGGTGATGCtcgttgtgctgctgctggtagtgtTGGTGCTGCGGAAAAGGATTGTGATTGCAATTGCTCTGGTGAAGGAAGGCAGCAA AGCTGTTACTGCCAGCTACTCGACCGTGTTTTTCCCGCTGGTACCATGGGTACTGCAGGCCGCAGTCATTGTGTTCTCCGTGCTCGTGCTGCTGTTCTTGGCGTCCATCGGGGATCCTGTGTACAAGATCAATGGGCTAAACACATCGCTGAGTTGTGTGTGCAGCAACGGATACAAGGAAGGAGACGTTTGCGATCCTGTCGTGTTCAACGAGAACTGTAGAGATTCTAGCAGAGCATACGATCAAGCACGATGCATGGATGCCGCATGTCACTTTCAGGAGGTGGACAGTCCCAAAATTGTGGGCTACTTCCAT GCTTTGAACGTGCTTGGATTCTTCTGGTGCATTTGCTTCGTGTCTGCGTTCAGCGAAATGGTGCTGGCGTTTACCTTTGCCACATGGTACTGGACGCACCAGAAGTCGCGGCTCCCATTTTTCGTCCTAACGCGCGGTGTCACACGGACGATGTTTTACCATCTCGGCACGCTAGCATTCGGTTCGTTGATAATAGCGATTTGTAAAATTATTCGCGCCTTCCTCGAATATCTGGACCACAAGTTGAAGGGCTACGACAATGGTGTGACTCGTGCCATTTTGTGCTGTTGCCGCTGTTTCTTTTGGtgtttggaaagctttttgaaatttttaaacaccAACGCGTACATCATGTGTGCGATTTATGGCAAAAACTTTTGCTCCAGCGCAAAGGACGCGTTCAGCCTGCTCACGCGCAACGTGCTGCGAGTGATTGCACTGGACAAGGTGACTGGGTTCCTGTTCTTCCTGTCAAAATTGTTGCTTGCCTCCGGTATGGGAGCCGTAACGTACACCTACTTCGACAGTGACATACCGAAAACGCCACTAAACTATCCGTTCGTGCCGGCGGTGTTTGTGTTCATTGGAACGTTCATCATTGCATCGATATTCTTTAGCGTTTACTCCGTCGCTGTAGACACCCtgtttttgtgctttt TGCAAGATATCGAACGGAACGATGGCAGTGCCGAGCGGCCGTTCTTTATGTCGAAAGGATTGCAAAAAATATTGGGCAAGAAGCAGAAGTAA